The genomic interval GCAACGATCGCCTACCTCAACCCGCTTGGGAAAGTTCTCGGCACCATTGTTGTCACCGCCCCGACCCGTGATACCTATGACAGCGTGATCGCAGATATTCTTGCAGACACTGCCATCAGCACTGCGTTTGGTGAGAACACCATCGCCGACCGCAACAATACCAAAGATAACTGGTACGTCAAACTCAGACTCCGCGACCCGACCGGCGAGACCTATTACCTCGCCTTCAACAGAGGGGAGCTTAAGATCAGCTCTTACGGAGATGATGCCATCCTCGCCAGAGCCGAGGCATGGGCGGATACAATCACCAACCTAAACTAACCGCCCCGCTTCAATTCTAATATGGGACTGCGGGCCTTTGGCCCGCAGCCCCATAGAATTAAACCGGCTCGGCATCTCTCGTCCCTTCGGGACTCGGTCTCACGGTTGATTGAGATTATTTGAAAACTGACTACACAACGAAACGGAGAAACAATCATGGACACCATCACCACCATCCTCATCATCGGCATTGCTGCCCAAGGCATTACCGGCGCTGTCCTCATCCTCGCAGGACCCATTTACGCCTGGAACGACCGGTGGCTTGACAGAACTCATCGGACAACTGCTGATGAAAATCGGGAGTAAAATCTCGATCTATTTTTTTAAAATTCGTTTTTCCTGCTTAACCGTGAGAACGAGTCCCGAAGGGACGAGAGATGCCGAGCCGGTTTGATTCTGTGGGCTGTGCCGCCCGTTACGGGCGGAAACAGCTCACATTAGAATCAGAGCGGGGCGGGTGGCTTGACAGAACTCATCGGGCAACTGCTGATGAAGATCGGGAGTAAAATCCCAACCTTATTTTTTGCGCGAACCGCTCAGTCCAATATCACATATCAATTCTGCAAACAACTCCCCTTCCTCCCTCTCCCGAAATCCTCCTCATCCACATTGCCCCTCGTTCTCTCATCAGGTACGTCATAGGGAATTTCCTGAAATTTCATTTCATTTTGAAAACCAACCTCATATAACTGAGAAAAAAATTGTAGTTAAAGCTACCCTTTTAATCTCTACAGACCAACGATAAGATATGAAACGCACAGGACTTGTGTTACTCGCCCTCATACTCGTAGGCGGACTCGTCTTTGCAGCAGGCTGCATAACAGCCCCTGCATCTCAGTCCCCTGAGGGCAAATGGATCCTCACCGATTTCGGATCCAACGCGACCCCAGACCACCCGATGGGTGTCATCGACCTTCAGATAGCTGGCACCAACGTCTCCGGCAACAGCGGCGTAAACCAGTACTTCGGCACTGCCACCATCGACGCAGCCAACGGAAAAATCAGCTTCGTCACGCTCGGCACCACCAGAATGGCAGGATCCGAAGAGATGATGGCACAGGAACAGGCATACCTTGCAGCCCTTGCCAACGTTACCGGTTACAAAGTTGCTGACGGCAACCTCATCCTGACCGACTCTGCTGGCGCAGTTCTTCTCACGTTCGCAGCAATGCCTGCCGTAACCCTTGACAAAACCTCATGGATTCTTGCCGACGACAAAAACGTCACCCTTGAGTTCGCCAACGGCATATTCAACGGCAACGCTCCGGTCAACTTCTACTCAGGCGCATGGTATGTCACCGGAACCAACGGCATCCAGTTCGGCAACGTCATCTCCACACTGATGGCAGGGCCGACAGACGCAATGAACGCAGAGTCTGCCTACTTCAAAGCGCTCGCCAACACAACCAGCTACAAAATCACTAACGGAAACCTCGTCCTCATGGACGCCTCCGGCAGCACTCTCCTGACCTTCAGGGAAAATATTGTCGAAATTGGCATCACCATCACCGGCAGCTGGACGCTCTCCACCGACAAAAACGTAACCATCGACTTCGACACATTCGGCGAGGTCAGCGGCAAAGCTCCGGTTAACTCTTACTTCGGCAACGTAACCATCACCGGCACCACCATCAGCTTCGGCCCGATCGGTTCCACCAAGATGGCAGGACCTGAAGTCGCGATGAACGCTGAGTCCGCATACTTCGCAGCTCTTGCGAACGCCACCGGTTACAAGTACGGTTCAACCACCCTTGACCTGCTTGACGCCGACGGCAACACCATCCTGACCTTTGTCAGACCGGTCAACGCAGGCCCTATCTCTGCAAAAGCCCTGCCCGGCATGGAAAAACACGGGCTCGTGAACGAGTGGCTCCTTGCTGACGACAACGCTGTTACCCTCACCTTCACGTCCGAAGGCACCTTCAACGGACATGCTCCGGTCAACTCCTACTCCGGCAGCTACACCGAGACCCCTGACAGCCTTATCCTCAGCGATGTTATCACCACCCTTATGGCAGGGCCGGAAGCTGCGATGAATGCTGAGTCTGCATATTATGCGGCTCTCGGCAAAGTTGCTGACTACAGAGTCGTTGACGGCAGACTCTACCTCAACGATGCGGCAGGAAATACTCTGCTGACGTTTGTGTGAATATCATATCCCCAAACACACCAAACCAATTTTTTTCTTTTTTGTGGTTTTGTCTATTAATTCCTGCTTCCCACTATTCGCACGCCGTTCCGTCGTGCTCACTGCTTCGCAGCTTCACAGAAAAAAACATCACAGAGAGGCGTGAACATCACTGAATCCGAAACAATTCATTTCTGTGACGTTCACGTTTGCTCCGTGATGTTTTCTGCGATGTTCAGTGTGTTCCGTTTTTCCGTGGGCGGAGCAGGCAAAGCCGAAAAAAAGTATGAATTCAGTTCTGCCGTCTTCGGATCAGAATAACCCCGATCAGAATCACAACCCCGATCACCAGAACAACATAAGGATCGATGGTGAACAGTTCTGTTGTTGGCAGGAAGCTGTAGAGCAGAAGAAATCCTGCAAGCACAACAACCACTCCGCCGTAGCCGAGAATCCGGTTTCTCCATACATGTTCTCCCGGCAGTCCCCAGACAACTCGGGAAAGAAACCACATAACCGCGGTCCCGCAGACAATACCAAACAGAATCGATACAAAGAATGCCGGAGTTACCATCATCGCCGTTCCGGGCAGCGTGCCGTTCAGAAAAATTGTTGCTATCAGCAGCGCGATTCCGGTGTAGAGCAGAAGTTCGACAACATCCAGAACCTTGGTCAGCGGGGTCTTTTTTCTACCGTTTGCGATCAGCTCGTTGCAGAACAGGGTGTAATCCTCACCGATTACCTCTGCAAACGAATCATTTCGCTCCTGCGCCTCAAGTGCCATGCCGGTCAGATCCTTTCGAATGGTCTCCACCTCAAGGTCTGTTAAGGCAGACGCGGTCAGGTAAAAATACATTCGCGTGATCAGACTGCTGTTCTCTCTTGTCAGTTCTTTTTCCAGTGCATTGTTTTCTTTTCTGAGTTGTGATAATTTTGACATGTTATTTTTCCTCGGTAAGTATGCGGCCTGTGGCCTGCGAAATCTCCTGCCAGGCAAGAACAAACTCTGCCGCAGTTTCACTGCCGGTTTTGGTGAGATGATAGTATTTTCTGCTCGGACCAAGGGGCGAAATCCGGTACTCGGACTCGATGAGATTTTTTTTCTCAAGCCGCACCAGAAGAGGATAAATGGTTCCCTCCCTGACGTCAGTAAATCCGTAATGGATCAGTTTCTCCATAATCTCGTACCCGTAGGTGGTTTCATGGCCGATGATCTTCAGAATGCATCCTTCAAGCGTTCCTTTCATCAGCTGCGTTTTGTCAAACATTGTTCTTCTGCCTATTGTGTATTGCAAGCTACTTTGTAATACAAAGTAGTGATCAGAAATAGGAAGTAAGATCCTAAATACGTTGTGGTTACTGAGGTGTTGCCAATAAATTCGTTTATTACTAGCTAACATTCATCGTAGCTCCGCCCACGGAAAAACAGAACACACGGAAACTTCACCGAAAAAAACATCACAGAGAGGCGTGAACATCACGGCAATGAATTTTTTTCGGATTCTGTGATGTTCACGTCTGCTCCGTGATGTTTTTCTGAGATATTCAGTGTGTTCCGTTTTTCCGTGGGCGGAGCAGTGAGCAGGCCGAGAGCATGCGAATCGTGGGCGAAGCAGGCAAAGCCACAAAAAAATAAAAAAAAAATTATTCGGTATGAGCGCAGTAATGCCCTGCAATGAACTCGCGGATCAGGTGCGCCGCAACAACCGCGGTCTGGCCGGAATCGTTTGGCAGAACCTCAACATAATCAAAACCAACCGCATTCTTCGCAAATCGTCTGATCACTGACCGCACGTCCACCGGCGTCAGCCCGAACGGCTCAGGCGTTCCAAGGCCCGGCGTCATACAGCAGTCGATGGCGTCTGCATCTATTGAAAGATACACCGAATCCTCGCCGATCATCTGCCCGACCTCATCCAGAACCGACCGCATTCCGCGTTCGAGCACATCATCAGCCGTGTAGAGATGGAATCTCTCGCGTGCCTCGGCAAACTCATCCCGTGTCCCGCTCCGGGGACCAATGATCACAATGTTTTCCACGTTTTCAGAAACTCGCGCCGTAACACAGTCATGATTAAACCGGGACCCGCGGAACTCCTCAAGCATATCCAGATGCGCATCGCAGACAACATACCACTTCGGCGCAACCGCCCGCACCGCGCCGATGGTGAGCGAGTGCTCGCCGCCGATCATAACCGGAATCTTCTCATCCTTCAGCAGATCAGAGACCGCGTCCTCCACTTGTCCGCAGACAAGGTCGGGAACGCAGTCGCAGTACATATCCCCCATATCATGGAACAAAATCTCCGGCATCTCCACATCATGGAACGGCAGATAAGTCTCCACATTGTATGATGCTGCCCGAATTGCGAGCGGTGCATCACGTGCCCCGGCTTTAAACGTCGTAGTTGCATCAAACGGAACGCCAAAGATCACATACCGGGCGTCCTGATACGTAGCGTCTGCATCTGCGAAAAGAGTGTTGGAAAAAGACTGCATGGGTGGTATTGTGCAGTCTTATCGGTCAAGCTTGCGCTTGCCAAGGGATTCGATGTAAGGAACTTCCTGAGCCGGCTGGAAGGTTGCGACAATTTCATCATCGACAACAAGCTCGAAGTTGTTGAAGTCTTTCATATCCATGAACGTCACAACGTTTCCTGCGATCGTTAAAATCTGGCCGGTCTTGCGCTCCACGATGGGTGCGTAAACGGTCGAGGACGTCGGGGAAACGACTGAGCGTTTCTGTCCGTCAAAGAGACCGACAACGTCGAGTCTTGCTTTTGCTGCTCCATGCTTTCCCGGCTTGGAGATAGAGATGCTCTGAATCTTGCACGGCTCGTCGTCAACAACAACGTAGCGGCCTTCCTTGAGCTTGCCAACTTCTGTCTGTTCCTTCATAATTAACTCTGACTAATTATGCGAGGTAATTGCTTATGAGTGTTCCGACACTGATTGCTGGAAAGCTGATATTCATGCTCGTTGGTGATGTGTGGGGGATGTGTGGAGGAAAAAACGCGAATAGCGCGAATAGCGCGAATAAAAAATCGCCAATGGCGATTTTTCAAAAGATAATTTGTATTTTTCACCGATTGATATGCAGAAAAATAAGTAATCTTGATGAAATTCTAAAAATCGCCTTTGGCGATTTTTTATTCGCGTTCTTCGCGTTTCAGATATCTGTTTCACCCACCGCTGATTTCATGAGGGTGCCGCACTAATACCAATATATCTATGGTAACGCCGTTTCAGTTTCTGTCTGCATGCGATGAAGTGGGAACAATCATGTCCAAAGAGCTTGCTCCGCTGATTGGGACTGCCTACGGCGGCGAAGAACTTTGTATCGGCGCTGACAACACACCGACCGAGCGCATCGATCAGATTGCCGAGGATATTGTGTTCACGTACTTTCGGGAGAAGAAGATCTGTTGTTCGCTTCTTTCCGAGGAGGCCGGGATGGTGGATATCGGCGGTGAATCAGGAATTGCATATCTTGATCCGGTTGACGGCACGTTTAATGCGGTCGCCGGCATTCCGTTTTATGCTCTCTCTATCGCCTTATCCGACGGCGAGAAGATGATCGCAGGGTATGTGATGAATCTCTCGAACGGCGAGCGGTTCACCGCAATTCGTGGAGAGGGTGCGTATCTGAACGGCGAGCCGATTCAGGTATCAACGGAAACCATGCTGGATCACTCTGCGATGAGCGTGTATGCAAAAAAATTTGACATGACCCGGATGATGGAACTTGGCCACAAGATCCGGCGCTGGCGGCTACTTGGAGCATCTGCTCTTGAGCTGTGTTATGTTGCCTGCGGGAGGCTTGACGGGTTTGTGGATATGCGCAACACGCTTCGGGTGACTGATGCTGCGGCAGGTATTTTGATTTGTCAGGAGGCAGGCGGCCGCGTGTCTCTGCCGGACGGGAGTCCGGTGGTGTTTGCTGATAATGTTGTTTCAGGAACCTGTCTTGTTGCGACGAACCGCGTGATTCACCGAAAGGTGATTGAGTATCTGAGGTCATGATGAAGGTCTGTGTTGTTTCCAGGATTGATCTCAAGGAACCAATCGAAAATGCCCAGTCGCTTGGGTGGATGCTGCTTGACAGCGGGCACGAGGTGGTGTATGAGGATTCGGTGGCGTCAGAACTTGGATACGAGGGAGTCTCTCTTTCCTCTCCTGATTTTTCTGCGGATCTTGTTGTGGTGCTTGGGGGTGATGGCAGTGTGCTTCGGGTGGTGCGGATGCTGGCCCGCCAGATTCCGGTCGTCGGGGTGAATCAGGGTAGGGTTGGTTTTCTTACGGATCTTGAGCGGGAGCATGCATGCGCTGTTCTTTCAAATCTTACGCTGCCGCTTGCGGTTGAGCCGCGCATGCGTCTTTCTATTGAGCAGGACGGGAAGCTGCTTGGTTCAGCTTTGAATGAGGCTGTTGTGGTGACGTCGCGGCCTGCGAAGATGCTTCAGTTCGCGACGTTTGTTAACGGAAGTAAGGTTGGCGAGTTTCGTGCGGACGGTCTGATTATTGGAACGCCTACGGGCTCAACCGCGTATGCGATGAGTGCGGGCGGCCCTATTGTGGATCCTTTGATTGAGGCGTTTGTGCTGGTGCCGCTTGCTCCGTATATGCTGTCTTCGCGTCCGTATCTGATCTCGTCGCAGAGTGAGATTGAGGTGCGGCTGGTGAGCAGTAAGCCTGCGCAGCTGGTTCTTGACGGGCAGATGCAGATTGATTTGGGCGAGGAGGCGACGCTTGTGGTGCGCAAGTCGCTTGAGCCTGCGCTGTTTCTGAATGTTGGCCGGAGTTTCTTTGAGAAGGTTGAGCAGAAGCTCCGCCTTCTCTGATTTTTTTTTGGTTGTGGGTGTGTTTGTATATTCGTATGGGGTTTATTGCGGGTGCTCGCTCGTTTTTTTTTGTCCTTGGTTTTGCTTGGAGCAACCACGGAATGCACTGAAATTTCACGGAGCTTCACGGAAAAAATGCACGGAGAACGCCTGCGGCGCCGGAATGCACGGAACATAAATACCCTTAGATTCTTCCGTGCATTCCGGCGCCGCAGGCGTTCTCCGTGCATTTTTGCGAAGCAATGAGCAGGCCAAAGGCATGCGATTTCATTTTTTCCGTGAAGCTCTGTGTTCTCCGTGCATTCCGTGGTTATTCTGATAGAAAATCACTGTCCCCCCTAACGAACACCCCAAGAAAATGAGGAATGATTATATAACAGTCCCGCCTATGTTCATGCATGGAAGGAATGAAATCAAACCCTGATTTCGCAGCGATTTCCGCTGTTCTCAAGGATAATCTGGATCTTACCGGCTCACCGGTCGCGGTCAGGATCGCGACCTCGCCTGATCAGATTCCGTCAAACATCAAAGAAATCGAAGAGACCGTCCGTCACTGTAAAATGATCTCCCTCGCCCGCGAAGGCCAGGTGTTCTACGCAACTGATGCCAAGCATCAGTGCGGCGGCGGCGCATGGGCGCTGGGATTCCGCAGCAAAAGCGAGTCTCTGAGAACCGGCGAGCATTATTTCCGTCTCGGCAAGTACGAATCCATCTCTTCGAGCCGCAGAACCATGGAAAGCGTTCCAAATCTTCCGCAGGAAACCTATGCAACCATCTATGCTCCGCTGGAAAAAGCAGAGTTCGCTCCAAACGTTGTGTTGATCTTTGCCAAACCCAAAGCAATGCTCAAACTTGCCCAGACTGTGCTCTTCCGGCTCGGCGGCAGAATTTATCCGCAGTTCTCCGGCATCCAGTCCGTGTGTTCTGATGCAACAGCTTACCCTCTCCTCAGCGGAAAACCCAACTTCTCCCTCGGATGCGACGGCTCGCGCAAGTTCTCGGGCATCGCTGACGAAGAGATGGTCGCCGGACTGCCGGTGGAAATTCTCGCAGAAATTGCTGAGAGTCTTGCAACTGTGGTGAACGCCGCAGGCTCGAAAAAATAACTCTTTTTTACAATCCGGCTTTGCCCATAAATTCGTTTATTGGTGAACACTGTTCGGCATTATTTGTTGTTCCGCCCACGGAAAAACGGAACACATGCCTTCGGCCTGCTTACTGTTTCGCAGGAACACACGGAAATCTCACAGAAAAACATCACGGAAATGAAATGTTTTCGGATTCCGTGATGTTTTTTTTTCTATGTGTTCTGTGTGCTCTGTGCATTCCCGCGAAGCTGCGAAGCAGTGAGCACGACGGAACGGCGTGCGAAGCGGGGAGCAGGCCGTAGGCATGTGAATCGTGTTTACTCCAAGTGAGGCCAAGGACAGAAAAATCTCAGGACGATGAAATTCATCACCGCGTAACTCCTATTTTCAGCAAAAAAAGAAAAATCAGGCTCCCCGCTTGAGCGAGTAAACCTCATACACCATCATCAGCGCAAGAATCACGACCCCTGCAACAAAGAAAACGGTCACCGCATCATGAATCCAGAGCGGTATTGCAGAGTTCGCCGCGTCAGTCATCATCTCTGTCGGCGATGCTGTAAGCAGAGTCGGCTGACCGACGTCCATTACTACTGCCCCGCTCTTGGCAACCATAGGCAGTCCTCCGTGAGGTGGTGCCGGCTGAATAAAGCCGAGAAGTGTTGACGGAATCGCCAGCCCCAGAGCACAGATAATTGCCAGCGCTCCTGCGGCAACACCATAACGTTCCACAATTCCCCGAACATCCACCTTCTTCTTCGGAGCAATAATTACTACCTGATCCTTTACCGCATAGATCTTCATCTCGCGGCCTTTTGCGCTCCAGCGGGTATCCGTGACCTCAATCAGACCTGCCGACAGCATATTTTCCAGATGATATTTTACGGTCGTCAAAGGAAGGCTGCTTCGCTCTGCCAAAGCTGTTGCACTCATCGGGCAATCGGAAAGGGCATTGAACAGATCTGCTGAAGTCGGGGAAGACATAGCTTTTGCAATCTTCTGCGCCTCAGACGAACCCTGTTCAACAACCACAACATTCTCGTCTGTCACCGTTATCACGACCTGTATAGACTTACCTCAAGATTGGACGCAAAATTATAAAACCTTCTGGTAAACTTCGAATACATTGGTAGTCAAGAAAAATTTCAGGGATTGGTCGCATTTCAGCCCACGGAAAACACGGAACGCAGGCCGAAGGCATGCGTTCCGTTTTTCCGTGGGAGGCAGAACTCAAGACCCTCCACTGAAAAATCTCAAAAAAAAATTATCTGGTTGTTACAACCGGTCCTTCTTCAGAAACAATAATCGTATGCTCAAACTGGGCAACAAAACTCCCCGGCGTGTCTGATAAGCAGTGATACACATACATATTTCCCTGTCGAAGAAGCGACGGCAGTGCAAGGTCAGCCTTTGGCACATTCAGCCATCTGCGGGAGAACGGCAGGCCCTGCATAACCTCGGCACGCTTCATAATCTTTCGCGCAGTTGGCGACCGCACGGACCCGTCTGCTACCACCTGATAAATTTCCGCCCTTGGTGTCTCATGCACCATGCCGGTCCCGGTCGTTGCGAAGGGCTCTATTGCCACAACATTACCCTCGCGCAGAACTGCTGAGCCGAACATGCCGGTGTTTGGAATTGAGGGGCCGTGATGCAGATCATATCTCGCCACACCATGACCGGTCAGATTCAAAATCGGCTTGAACCCGTACGAAGTAATCGCTGCTTCCACTGCCGCACCAATCTCGCTCACCACAACTTCGGGCATCACAACGTTGATAGCTGCTTCGAGCGCTGCCTGCGCAGCCTCGCACAGCTTCCCGTGATCGCCGCCAAGATCCACCGTCATCGCCGTATCTGCAATATATCCATCGATGTGGGTACCAATATCCAGCTTCACCAGATCGCCTTCGATGAAGGTTCGCTCATCGACAGGCGACGGCGAGTCATGGGCCGCAACCTCGTTTAAGGAAATATTTGGCGGAAACGACAGCATCGCACCCGCTGACTCGATTTGTTCAACAACCATATCAAAAATATCGCCCATCAGAACCCCGGGTTTTATCTCTGCTGCACAGCTGTGCAGCACCTGCTTTGCAACTCTCCCTGCTTCCAGATAGTTGTCCAGCTCGGCATCATTCATACTATTAATTGTTCGTCGAAGTTAGTAAACCTGTCAAATCCGTTCTCTGTAATTACCCCCATATCCTCAAGCCGTACTCCCCCCACACCCGGGTAGTAGAGGCCTGGTTCGATGGTTACAACGTTTCCCGGCTCAAGAATGCCGCCCGCAAGTGACAACGATGGCCCTTCATGAATCTCAAGACCCACGCCGTGTCCGAGGCTGTGAATAAATCCTGACGAGCCTGCGGTTACATATCCTCTCTCGGCAAAAAAGTCCACCACTGCCTTGTGCACATCTGCTCCCGAAATTCCGGGAGCAAGCATCTCTGCTGCCAGCTCTTTTGCTTCATGCACGACCGCATACATCTGCACAATCTCTTCACGCGGGGCACCTTTTGAAATCGTTCTTGCCATGTCGGCAAAGTATCCGTTTGCCAGACTGCGGGGAAACACATCCATAACAATCGGTTGGTTTGCATACAGCTGCCCGGTTCCCAGGCAGTGCGGCATTGCCGTGTCGGTCCCGCACGAGATGATGGTGTCGCGCTCCTCGCACTTCCAGGGACGAAGGGATGCTGCAATCACATCCCTGACCTTCTCCGAAGTCACGGGCTCATCCTCAAATATCAGTCCTTTGTCCTCTCCGACCTCTGACTTTCTGATAAGATCCACCGCACAGCGGGTGGCCTCTTCGTTTCTTTTCTGCACTTCGCGTATCAGTGCGATTTCATCTGAGGACTTCACCGTCCGCATTCCTGCAACCGTTCCCCGGTCAACGATAACGTCTGCAACACTCATCAGGGTCTGGGCAAAACCCACCGGCATGGAGGAGGGGACAAGGAGTTTTTTTCCGGCAAAGTTTCCGATCATGTGTGCGGTTGCAACTTCTGCATCCTGATACTCTTTCAGGAGATCAGGGAGTCCTGCCGCGCTCCTTGTTACCACGTTGCATGTTGTCTCTCTGCGCGCACGCAGTTCCTCCATCGATGAAACAATTACTGTTCCCTCTCCTTCTTTCGAATAAATGTAGATGTAGGGGTCCGATGTCAAAAATCCTGCCAAATATCGCATGTCTGCGTTTTCCGACGAGTCATAGACGACGTATGCATCACAGTTTTTTTCGGTTAGGGCATCTGCCAGATCTCTCATAGTTCATCTACAGATCTGTTGTAGAGAGATGTAGTATTTATTGCTCGGACACCGATGTACATACTAATGGACGATAAAGAACAGATGATGTTTAAGGGGAAATTTACTATCCTCGTTGTTCTCCTCAACGTCATCATCTTCTCCGCTGCTGTTGCTGTCTGCGTGTGGGCAATAATTGATGACAGTTACTGGTTCAAACTGCCGGTTGTTGTCGCTGCCGCTCTCATTTGCGCTGTATCTGTTCTAATTTTTGTTCCCCGCTACAAAGCAACCAGAGCATGGCTGCAAGTTCACGGAACAACCAAAGAGGAACGGCTTGCCATCGCAAAGAAAGAGGACGACGAGTACCGTGCACGGATTCGCGCGGAACTGGAAGCCGAGATGCGAGAAGAAGAAAGCAAAGATAAACAGGATTGATGATATCATGCTGAGCAAAATCAAAGGAGAAGTGGAGCTGCTTGAGCGCCATCTGTCGGTTATGCGGGTTGTTGCCAGAACCGGACCGATTGGTATTATGAAACTCACCGAAGAACTCAGTCAGCCCCAGCATCGGATACGCTATTCTCTGCGGGTTCTTGAGCAGATGCAGTACATCAAGGCAACTCCTGCGGGCGCTGTTGCAACGCCGAAGGCATATGAGATGCTTGAACATTTTGATGAGGAGCTTGAGGGTCTGATTCGGCAGCTTGCGGTTCTTCATCAGGATAAAACCATCTCCAAATCATAATCTTTAATACAACAGGTTGCCTATGTATTTAGGCAAGACACGTGCGAAATACCTTCGTAATGTGTTCGATTGCCGCCATAACTCAGTTGGTAGAGTGGCTGGCTGTTAACCAGCATGTCACAGGTTCGAGTCCTGTTGGCGGCGCTTCTTTTGTTTTTCTGTTCAGTGTTTTTTTTCATGAAATATTTCTGTCTTTGTCATTCTGGTTTTGTCTGCGCCTGTTTCTCGTATCCATGACATTTTCTGACGAAGTGTATTCCTGTAGAACTACTGGGTTGTTGGAAGTGCTTCTGAAATTGGCATGAACTGCGAACTGTTCGGTGTGAAGCGGTGTTTTTCGCGGGCAATTTGCATATATTCAGAATTATTTGCCGAATGATCAACCGACGAACAGGTTTAAGTAGATGTATGTCGAATATAATGTGTTCTTCTGCAAGGGAACAAATTTCTTTCGGGAAGCAGATTCGTCTGCATTCCCATTTTCTGTATTATCTGCCAGTAGCATTGGGCCTGTAGCTTAGTGGTGGAGCGCCCGGCTCATAACCGGGTGGTCGTGGGTTCGAACCCCTCCGGGCCCATTTCTTGGGGATGTCTGTTGTATTTTTCTTTCTCCCGTTCAGTTGCGCATCCTACATCATTTTAACCGGTGAGCGACTCATTATATATGGGACTAGTCCGGGTGGCTTGGCGTCACCTGTAACCTGAAACAGCCAATATGCAGGGGACGAAGTTTGAGGACGGCTGTGGCAGTCCAACTGACGCGGCATATTCTGACGTTGATACCTCGTCCTGTGAGGTCAGCGGCGATGACGGGCACATCCGGAGGGATGTGCTCTCATCTCGTCGTGGGCACCGGTTCAGGCCCGGAAGGGAGCAGACCTACTGTGAACGCATGGCGCCCACGGGGTTGCGGGGCGGAGAAGGGGTATGTCAGAGAGGCTGGATGTGCGCTTTCAACCGATAACGTGTCCCATCTTTTACTTTTACGAGGCATTTCTTCATGGCAAAAGTGACTATCATTGGTGCAACC from Methanorbis rubei carries:
- the map gene encoding type II methionyl aminopeptidase, giving the protein MNDAELDNYLEAGRVAKQVLHSCAAEIKPGVLMGDIFDMVVEQIESAGAMLSFPPNISLNEVAAHDSPSPVDERTFIEGDLVKLDIGTHIDGYIADTAMTVDLGGDHGKLCEAAQAALEAAINVVMPEVVVSEIGAAVEAAITSYGFKPILNLTGHGVARYDLHHGPSIPNTGMFGSAVLREGNVVAIEPFATTGTGMVHETPRAEIYQVVADGSVRSPTARKIMKRAEVMQGLPFSRRWLNVPKADLALPSLLRQGNMYVYHCLSDTPGSFVAQFEHTIIVSEEGPVVTTR
- a CDS encoding Xaa-Pro peptidase family protein, which translates into the protein MRDLADALTEKNCDAYVVYDSSENADMRYLAGFLTSDPYIYIYSKEGEGTVIVSSMEELRARRETTCNVVTRSAAGLPDLLKEYQDAEVATAHMIGNFAGKKLLVPSSMPVGFAQTLMSVADVIVDRGTVAGMRTVKSSDEIALIREVQKRNEEATRCAVDLIRKSEVGEDKGLIFEDEPVTSEKVRDVIAASLRPWKCEERDTIISCGTDTAMPHCLGTGQLYANQPIVMDVFPRSLANGYFADMARTISKGAPREEIVQMYAVVHEAKELAAEMLAPGISGADVHKAVVDFFAERGYVTAGSSGFIHSLGHGVGLEIHEGPSLSLAGGILEPGNVVTIEPGLYYPGVGGVRLEDMGVITENGFDRFTNFDEQLIV